DNA sequence from the Candidatus Nealsonbacteria bacterium genome:
TTAAAGCCATTTTTAAATCATCGATTGAATCACCTATGGCAAAAATTTTTTTATAAGAGAAAAGGTCTTTTTTAGAATCAATGGCGGCTAATTTCAACATACCAATCTGTGGCTTTCTGGTTTCTGGAAAACTCTCTAAAACCCAGGAGCTATTTAAATCCAAGCCATTTTTTTCAGCCCAACTTTTTTCAACATAAGGAGAAAAATACCAACCGTCTACCATCGCCCCCTGATTTTTTAAAATAACATTAAGGGTATGATTAATTTCTTTCACTCTTTCTGGCCCATAAAAGCCGCGGGCAACGCCAATTTGATTGGTGTTCACGATAACATTGGCGAAACTGTTTAAAATCGTGATCGCTTCAACAACGCCATTATAAAATTTTATCTTATTTCTCCAGTTATCTTCCTTGCCAAAATAACCATCATCGTCATAAATAATCGTGCCGTCTCTGTCTAGAGCCACTAAAATATTCTTCGCTGATTGCGGTTGATTATTATTTAAAAAATAACTATTCAAGCTTAAATTTTTTGAGGGTTCCTTATCCATATAATGATTAATTTTATTTTCTTTATTATGCTCATTATTAATCAAAAAATTATTTCTATGTTCTACGATAATTTCTAAAATGCAATCGCAAAGCAAAAGATGAAGCGACTCTACTTTATTAAAATGTTGGACTGGAGTATAAAAATTAAGATCGCCCAAATTACGCAAGCGATTTATTTCTTTAAAACCGGAAAAAGTAAAAACCAGACAGCCACGCCGACGCGCTGCTTCAACGGCTAAAATAATATTTTCTGAATTACCGGAACTGGAGATCGCAAATAAAATATCGCCTTTATCGGCGAACATCTCAATCTGTTTAACGAAAACATTTTGGTATCCAAAATCATTAGTAACGCAAGTTAAATTTACGTGATCAGAAAAAGAAATACCCCTTATTTTTCCTGTAAACCAGTAATCAAGCGCTTTATGGCTTGACACAGCTGCCGATCCGCCATTGCCAATAAATATCATTTTATTCCCAAGCGAGTTTGCTTTCATTACCATTTCAGCGGATTTTATCAAAGCGTCGGATAAATTCAATTCTTTCCCGTCAATATCGGTTACTTTGGTCTGATTAAAAATCCTATGCAAATCATCTATATAATTAGAGACAATTTCACTCATGATAAAATTTATTAAGCTTTAAATTCTTAATTATTTAAATAAAGTTTGAATAAACCTATAAACTTGATCGGGCATAACCGATGATTTATTTCCTACTACGGTTACCTTAATCGCACCTATTACATTACCGATAAAACTAACTATTTCCATCGGCGCACCTTTTGCTGCACAAGGCGAGCTTATTGCCAAAAAAGCATCCCCTGCTCCAACGCGGTCAACAACTCTTGTAGACAGAACAGGTACATTATAAGTCTTATTTGCTCCCTCAGAAGCAATTGATCCAAGATGACCGCGAGTAACTACCATTTTTTTTACATTAATCATTTTAAAAATTTGAGCGATCACCTCGGAAATATCACCGTCCTTTTGATGGGTAGCCAAACGAGCTTCAGGTTCATCGATGCAAACATAATCTGATCGCGAATATTTCGTTATTAAATTAAAACCCGTATTAGCACTGTTGGTCTGCGTATTGACAGCTAAAAATTTAGCTTTTTCGGTTAATGTTGCAATAATATTTTTATCAAAAAAACCATGACCGTAATCATTTACTATAACTAAATCGTACCGAGGCAAAATATTTATTAAATAATCAATAATTTGTTCAGAAATATTTACAGACAATTGCCTGTCGTCAAAATAATAAATTTCAAACATTTTATTAAAAAAAATCGGGTCTATAAATCTTTTCTTTACGATTGTTTGTCCCTCATCGTCATAAAAAAATTTAAAGGTAATATTTGGTTTTAATTTTAATTTAATAAAATCTTCGTAGCTATTTTTTTTACCTAAAGTCGTTACTAAGTGAACATTGTCGCAAAATCCGGCGAGATGATTAGCGCAAGCCAAAACACCGCCGGCAAAAATTTCATTATTTAAATATTTAGTGGCTATTAAATTATCTTTAGGAATTTTACCCATGCCTCTGCAGTAATGATATTCATCAATAATCGTTTCCCCGATGAGTAAAATTTTCATCTCGCGTAAACTTTTTAAAATATCAATTATTTCTTTGGCGCTGTATCTAGCGTTAAAATCTTTTAAAAAATTTTTAACTTCTTGCGGATAAATATCGAAATAATTTTTTAAAAAATTGGAAGAGCTAAAAGTTGGCTCATAACTAAACTTAATTTCACCGCCAACCGACCTTACGGCCTGGGCTTCTTTATAAAGATTTCTATTCGGATCCTGCAGGGCAGATTTATATTCTTGATCTTTAAAATAAATATTGGGTTTTATTTTTTTTAACAATTCAATTGCCGAAAAATCATGATTAATTATTACGTAGTCAACGATTTGAATGTTTGCCAAAGACTTAGCCCGAACAGCGGCTGAAAAAATAGGACGGCCGGGTCCCTTATTGACAAATTCATCCGCTGTTATGCTTATAATTAAAACATCTCCTTCTTTTTTAGCCGATTCAAAATGATAAAGATGGCCGGGATGGACTAATTCAAAAACACCGTGACATTGAACCACTTTTTTGCCTTCATTTTTTAGTTTAGCAACTATTTCAGCTAATTCGTCAATGTTTTTTATTTTTTGATTAATTAAATCGGACATAAAAAAAATATTAAATTTTTATTTAACGCCTAAATTTTTGAACCATTCTTTGGTAGCTTCCGCAATAGATTTCGGCGTCCAAACCGGAGCATTTCTCCAATAATCAATATTATCTAATAAGATTTTAATGCCTTCTTCCAACGAAGTTTCCGATTGCCAATGAAGTATTTTTTTTATTTTAGAAATATCGGCAAAAGTACAATCCGGTTCGCCGGGACGCTTGGGAATATAAGTAACCGATCCCTCTAAAAGTTCAATGACGCGATTAATACTGTAAGTACCGCCGGAACCTACATTAAAAATTTCACCGGTAACGCCGGATTCAGCTGCTGCCAAAAAAGCCCTGACTACATCTTTTACAAAAGTAAAATCACGGGTTTGGGTGCCGTCGCCAACAACGGTGAAGGGTTTTTTGGCTAATTTCTGAGCTAAAAATACTCCAAACACCGCACCATAAGTTCCGGAAGTACGCGACCTAGGACCATACACATTAAATGATCTCAGGGAAATAACTGGTAATTTATAAACCTTACACCAATGTAAAGCAATTTGTTCGCCCAGATATTTTGTCAAAGCATATGGATATTCCGGCTTAATTGGAGCGGATTCAGGCGTAGGAAATATTTCAGCCAAACCATAACAAGTAGACGAGGCCGCGTAAATAAACCTTTTAACTTTTGCCCGCCTGGACGCTTCTAAAACAGAAACTGTACCGTTTATATTACTATTGTGGTATTTTAATGGTTCTACTATCGACGGCACAATATCTGCCAAGGCAGCCAAATGAAAAACCCAGTCAACGCCTTTGAAATAATCCTTTATTTTATCAAAATCCGAAATATCAACCTGAATTAATTCTAAATTCTTATTGTTTTTCAAATGAGCAAGATTTTCTTGACGGCCGGTAACAAAATTATCCAAAACTAAAACCGAATGTTTCCTTTCTAAAAGAAGTTCGACTAAATGACTGCCTATGAAGCCGGCTCCGCCGGTAACTATCGTTTTCATATTCTAGAAAATTATTTTCTAATAAATTTGCTTAAAAGTCAAGTTGCTATTTTTTAATTTTTAATTATATTCTCAAAAATCAAACAACATTGATAAGCTCTAAAATAACTCTAATAAAAAACGTCTGTCATTGTCTTTTATATAGTAACTTAATTTTTCCAAAAAATATCATATTGAAAAAAGTTAAGATAAGATAAAACTGCAAGAAATATATAAAAGGATCTATAGGATATCTAAAACGATGGGCAGGGTTTGTCAAAAAAGACAGAACAAGTATATGAATAACTGTTATAAAAAACGATATTATTACTTCAGAAGGTAAGGACTTCCATTTAATAAATAAGAATGCTGTCGACGGTAAAAATAGCCAGAACAGAACCGTGCTAAACCATTTCATGCCAATATTGTGAAAATGGAATATTTTGTCAATAACTGGAGAATCTATCTTTGTTTCTACTCCGGAATCTGTTATTTTATCTTTAAATATTAAAGTATCCAACTCGGCTGTCCCGAGAAGATGATTTTTCAAATTTACACCAAATGATTCCAAATAAACTAGAGTGTTTTTTATCATAATCTCAATGTAAATTTTATCCATGATTTCAAGTTTAGAAAGTTTTATTTCAGGGTGGCGAGAAAGATATTCTGAGGTTACCTCATCAAATTTTGCCATTCTTTCTCTTTTTGCTAAACTGGTCTCTTCTCTCTTTGTTCCGGCGGTTTCCAGAATTTCCTGATATTCATTCAAAAGTCCGGCGTAACGCGAATTATTATAATAAAATGTTTCGGGTATTAAACTATAATAAGATACGATAAAAAAGGAACCGTAATCAGTAGTCTTTATTTGAACTGGTCGAAATAACATAAAATATACAATAAAGACAATAAAGAAAGGACAAAAATATCCAAAATTCCATTTTAAAAAATTTCTGTCTTTAAATTTAAAATTAGGAAGCTCTTTTTTCTTTACAATAAATAAAATCAAGGGCATAAAAATTAAAAGGACCACAAATTCTATCCTAATAAAGACAAGTGCAAGACCAATTAATCCGGTCAAAAAAGCAAAAATAAATTTAAAATATTTTAATTCTTTGGCGGCTAAAGAAACAAGGATAACTAAAATAACCATCAAAAAAGAGGCTAAAGATTCCCGTAAAATAGTGTGCTCTATCCATAAAGCTGTCCAGGCAGAATAAGTAAAAATAGTAACGAAAAAAGCTAAGGGTAAATTTATTTTTTTGAAATAGCAAAATACCAATAGAGCAGTAATTATGCCAATAATGTGCTGAATTAATACGGGACCTGCCACCATGTCGTTATTTATTTTTTCAAAAAACAATAAAAATAAAGAATAAGCAGGGCCTGTCTGGTTAAAAAAATTACCAAATGACTCAGAAAGTTCTTTTGCCTGCGGGAAATATCTAAACTGAGCATCGGTGCCTACAATGCCAACTCCAAAAATAGGATAAATTGCAATCCTTGGTAAAATCAATAGAACCAATAAAAAGCCTAGAATGAAAATATTTTTTTTATTTTTTAATACGGTAAGCATTTT
Encoded proteins:
- a CDS encoding HAD-IIIA family hydrolase, giving the protein MSEIVSNYIDDLHRIFNQTKVTDIDGKELNLSDALIKSAEMVMKANSLGNKMIFIGNGGSAAVSSHKALDYWFTGKIRGISFSDHVNLTCVTNDFGYQNVFVKQIEMFADKGDILFAISSSGNSENIILAVEAARRRGCLVFTFSGFKEINRLRNLGDLNFYTPVQHFNKVESLHLLLCDCILEIIVEHRNNFLINNEHNKENKINHYMDKEPSKNLSLNSYFLNNNQPQSAKNILVALDRDGTIIYDDDGYFGKEDNWRNKIKFYNGVVEAITILNSFANVIVNTNQIGVARGFYGPERVKEINHTLNVILKNQGAMVDGWYFSPYVEKSWAEKNGLDLNSSWVLESFPETRKPQIGMLKLAAIDSKKDLFSYKKIFAIGDSIDDLKMALNAGGIGIFFKNGKNNHLLDQIKPLELSNPGRIFYVDNLVSAAEIIKSLSI
- a CDS encoding PfkB family carbohydrate kinase, giving the protein MSDLINQKIKNIDELAEIVAKLKNEGKKVVQCHGVFELVHPGHLYHFESAKKEGDVLIISITADEFVNKGPGRPIFSAAVRAKSLANIQIVDYVIINHDFSAIELLKKIKPNIYFKDQEYKSALQDPNRNLYKEAQAVRSVGGEIKFSYEPTFSSSNFLKNYFDIYPQEVKNFLKDFNARYSAKEIIDILKSLREMKILLIGETIIDEYHYCRGMGKIPKDNLIATKYLNNEIFAGGVLACANHLAGFCDNVHLVTTLGKKNSYEDFIKLKLKPNITFKFFYDDEGQTIVKKRFIDPIFFNKMFEIYYFDDRQLSVNISEQIIDYLINILPRYDLVIVNDYGHGFFDKNIIATLTEKAKFLAVNTQTNSANTGFNLITKYSRSDYVCIDEPEARLATHQKDGDISEVIAQIFKMINVKKMVVTRGHLGSIASEGANKTYNVPVLSTRVVDRVGAGDAFLAISSPCAAKGAPMEIVSFIGNVIGAIKVTVVGNKSSVMPDQVYRFIQTLFK
- a CDS encoding SDR family oxidoreductase — its product is MKTIVTGGAGFIGSHLVELLLERKHSVLVLDNFVTGRQENLAHLKNNKNLELIQVDISDFDKIKDYFKGVDWVFHLAALADIVPSIVEPLKYHNSNINGTVSVLEASRRAKVKRFIYAASSTCYGLAEIFPTPESAPIKPEYPYALTKYLGEQIALHWCKVYKLPVISLRSFNVYGPRSRTSGTYGAVFGVFLAQKLAKKPFTVVGDGTQTRDFTFVKDVVRAFLAAAESGVTGEIFNVGSGGTYSINRVIELLEGSVTYIPKRPGEPDCTFADISKIKKILHWQSETSLEEGIKILLDNIDYWRNAPVWTPKSIAEATKEWFKNLGVK